The following proteins are encoded in a genomic region of Xanthomonas citri pv. mangiferaeindicae:
- a CDS encoding acireductone dioxygenase, which yields MSRLRIFADTAPDTPLLDSRDGEEIARELGKLGATFERWEAAQPVAAGASSEQVMAAYKADIDRISAERGFTTVDVISIAPDNPNRDELRKKFLDEHLHKEDEVRFFVDGSGLFTLHVEDKVYEIECVKGDLIGVPHGVTHWFDMGPEPRFVAIRFFQQPDGWIGHFTGSDIAQQFPRYEPGARD from the coding sequence ATGAGCCGCCTCCGCATCTTCGCCGACACCGCCCCCGACACGCCGCTGCTCGACAGCCGCGACGGCGAGGAGATCGCCCGCGAGCTCGGCAAGCTCGGTGCGACCTTCGAGCGCTGGGAAGCCGCGCAGCCGGTCGCCGCCGGCGCCTCGTCCGAGCAGGTGATGGCCGCCTACAAGGCCGACATCGACCGCATCAGCGCCGAGCGCGGCTTCACGACGGTCGATGTCATCAGCATCGCGCCGGACAACCCCAATCGCGACGAGCTGCGCAAGAAGTTCCTCGACGAACACCTGCACAAGGAAGACGAGGTCCGCTTCTTCGTCGACGGCTCGGGGCTGTTCACGCTGCATGTCGAAGACAAGGTCTACGAGATCGAATGCGTCAAGGGCGACCTGATCGGCGTGCCGCACGGCGTGACCCATTGGTTCGACATGGGCCCGGAGCCGCGCTTTGTGGCGATCCGGTTCTTCCAGCAGCCTGATGGTTGGATCGGCCACTTCACCGGCTCGGACATCGCCCAGCAGTTCCCGCGCTACGAGCCGGGCGCGCGCGACTGA
- a CDS encoding 2,3-diketo-5-methylthio-1-phosphopentane phosphatase, translating into MILTDIEGTTSSISFVKDVLFPYARRALPGFVATHGQDPDVRRWLDAVAIEHGAMCDDAMIVETLQGWIDEDRKHTALKALQGKIWEAGYREADFTAHIYPDAAQALRRWHAAGERLAVYSSGSVPAQKLFFGHSDAGDLTGLISAWFDTEVGGKREAASYTRIAEALHEAPAAIVFLSDVVAELDAAREAGLRTVLVDRLDDYPEPRDATAANGHRRVTSFDAVDPAA; encoded by the coding sequence ATGATCCTCACCGACATCGAAGGCACCACCAGCAGCATCTCCTTCGTCAAAGACGTCCTCTTCCCCTATGCCCGCCGCGCCCTGCCCGGCTTCGTCGCCACACATGGCCAAGATCCCGACGTCCGTCGCTGGCTGGATGCGGTGGCGATCGAGCACGGCGCGATGTGCGACGACGCGATGATCGTCGAGACACTGCAGGGCTGGATCGACGAGGACCGCAAGCACACCGCACTCAAGGCCTTGCAAGGCAAGATTTGGGAGGCCGGCTACCGCGAGGCCGACTTCACCGCGCACATCTACCCCGACGCGGCGCAGGCCCTGCGCCGCTGGCATGCGGCCGGCGAACGCCTGGCGGTGTACTCGTCGGGCTCGGTCCCGGCGCAGAAGCTGTTCTTCGGCCACAGCGATGCCGGCGACCTGACGGGTCTGATCTCGGCCTGGTTCGACACCGAGGTCGGCGGCAAGCGCGAGGCAGCGAGCTACACCCGCATTGCCGAGGCCTTGCACGAAGCACCGGCGGCGATCGTGTTCCTGTCGGATGTCGTGGCCGAACTCGACGCCGCCCGCGAGGCCGGCCTGCGCACGGTGCTGGTCGACCGCCTCGACGACTACCCCGAACCGCGCGATGCAACCGCCGCAAACGGCCACCGCCGCGTGACCTCGTTCGACGCGGTCGATCCTGCCGCCTGA
- a CDS encoding exodeoxyribonuclease VII large subunit, whose amino-acid sequence MHDSARDVLTPSQLNTLARGLLEDSFPQVMVEGELCNVSRPASGHMYFTLKDARAQVRCALFRQKSQWLRFVPRDGMLVRARGRVTLYEARGDYQLILDALEEAGEGALRRAFDALKARLQAEGLFEAERKRPLPAFPRRLGVITSPSGAAVRDVLSVLARRFPLLDVEVLPTLVQGVEAPAQLLRTLQRAGESGRYDVLLLTRGGGSLEDLWAFNDEALARAVAASPVPVVSAVGHETDFSLTDFAADLRAPTPSAAAELLTPDRSDLLGRVRQLQRQVDAVQLRTLQACAQRLDRAALRLQATRPQARLEVLRQRQDAALRRLQAAQRQQLQQRQARLQHAGAVLRAASPQRRLAQLHQRLDALQTRPQAAVARRLQRDALHLRGLVRSLEAVSPLATIARGYSILQRDDGRIVRSTADAAPGDRLDARVGDGTLRVEVQ is encoded by the coding sequence ATGCACGATTCCGCACGCGACGTCCTGACCCCCAGCCAGCTCAACACCCTCGCCCGGGGGCTGCTGGAGGACAGCTTCCCCCAGGTCATGGTCGAGGGCGAGTTGTGCAACGTCTCACGCCCGGCGTCGGGCCATATGTACTTCACACTCAAGGACGCGCGCGCCCAGGTGCGCTGCGCGCTGTTCCGGCAGAAGAGCCAGTGGCTGCGCTTCGTGCCGCGCGACGGCATGCTGGTGCGTGCGCGCGGCCGGGTGACGCTGTACGAGGCGCGCGGCGACTACCAGTTGATCCTCGACGCGCTCGAAGAAGCCGGCGAAGGCGCGTTGCGGCGGGCGTTCGATGCGCTCAAGGCCCGCCTGCAGGCCGAAGGCCTGTTCGAGGCCGAGCGCAAGCGCCCGCTGCCGGCGTTTCCGCGGCGGCTGGGCGTGATCACCTCGCCGTCGGGCGCGGCGGTGCGCGACGTGCTCAGCGTGCTGGCGCGCCGGTTTCCGCTGCTCGACGTCGAGGTGCTGCCGACGCTGGTCCAGGGCGTCGAGGCGCCGGCGCAGTTGCTGCGCACGCTGCAGCGCGCGGGCGAGAGCGGACGTTACGACGTGCTGCTGCTGACCCGCGGCGGCGGTTCGCTCGAGGACCTGTGGGCATTCAACGACGAGGCACTGGCGCGCGCAGTGGCGGCCTCGCCGGTGCCGGTGGTCTCGGCGGTCGGCCATGAGACCGACTTCAGCCTGACCGACTTCGCCGCCGACCTGCGCGCGCCGACCCCGTCGGCCGCGGCCGAGTTGCTGACGCCCGATCGCAGCGACTTGCTCGGACGGGTGCGCCAGCTGCAGCGCCAGGTCGATGCCGTGCAACTGCGCACGCTGCAGGCCTGCGCCCAACGGCTCGACCGCGCGGCGCTGCGCCTGCAGGCCACCCGCCCGCAGGCGCGGCTCGAGGTCTTGCGCCAGCGGCAGGACGCGGCGCTGCGCCGGCTGCAGGCCGCCCAGCGGCAGCAGTTGCAGCAGCGTCAGGCGCGGCTCCAGCATGCCGGCGCGGTGCTGCGTGCCGCCTCGCCGCAGCGCCGGCTCGCCCAGTTGCACCAGCGCCTGGATGCGCTGCAGACGCGGCCGCAGGCCGCGGTGGCACGACGGCTGCAGCGCGACGCGCTGCATCTGCGCGGGCTGGTGCGCTCGCTCGAGGCGGTGAGCCCGCTGGCCACGATCGCCCGCGGCTACAGCATCCTGCAGCGCGACGACGGCCGCATCGTGCGCAGCACCGCCGACGCCGCGCCCGGGGATCGGCTCGATGCACGCGTCGGCGATGGCACGCTGCGAGTCGAGGTGCAGTAG
- a CDS encoding acetolactate synthase → MTKASDLFVSALEAEGVTHVFGIPGEENLDLLESLRASSIELVLTRHEQAAGFMAATWGRLTGQAGVCLSTLGPGATNLVTPAAYAQLGAMPMLMITGQKPIRTSKQGHFQIVDVVDMMRPLTKSTHQLVSADAIPARVRDAFQRAIEERPGATHLELPQDIAGDDTDARLLPAPYTRRPLAEHKAIAHAAQAIRNARHPLLMIGAGANRKTTAKMLRAFVDRLGIPFFSTQMGKGVLDETHPLWLGTAALSDHDFVHRAIDAADCIVNIGHDVIEKPPFFMHRGRRTVIHVNYASAVVDQVYFPQIEVIGDIANTVWQLAEALDAPQSHWDSTFFDRVRTALCRNIAELAADDRFPLHVPHLVKTLRDAIDPRDIVCLDNGLYKLWFARNDRCRAPNTLLLDNALATMGAGLPSAIAARLVHGDRKIIAVCGDGGFMMNSQELETAVRLALDLVVIVLRDDAYGMIKWKQQHEDYPVYGMDYGNPDFVHYAQSYGARGHRPDSAAAFAHALRTALDTPGVDLIDLAIDYRDDDTLLNTEIPARSAAID, encoded by the coding sequence ATGACCAAGGCCTCCGACCTGTTCGTCTCGGCGCTGGAAGCCGAAGGCGTGACTCATGTCTTCGGCATTCCGGGCGAGGAGAACCTCGACCTGCTCGAATCGCTGCGCGCCTCGTCCATCGAGCTGGTGCTCACCCGCCACGAGCAGGCCGCAGGCTTCATGGCCGCCACCTGGGGGCGGCTGACCGGGCAGGCCGGCGTCTGCCTGTCGACGCTGGGCCCCGGCGCAACCAACCTCGTCACGCCGGCTGCTTACGCTCAGTTGGGCGCGATGCCGATGTTGATGATCACCGGCCAGAAGCCGATCAGAACCAGCAAGCAGGGGCATTTCCAGATCGTCGACGTGGTCGACATGATGCGGCCACTGACCAAGTCGACCCATCAACTGGTCTCCGCCGACGCCATCCCCGCGCGCGTGCGCGACGCGTTCCAGCGTGCGATCGAGGAACGTCCCGGCGCCACCCATCTCGAACTGCCGCAGGACATCGCCGGCGACGACACCGATGCGCGCCTGTTGCCCGCCCCCTATACGCGCCGTCCGCTCGCCGAGCACAAGGCGATCGCGCATGCCGCGCAGGCGATTCGCAATGCCCGGCATCCGCTGCTGATGATCGGCGCCGGTGCCAACCGCAAGACCACCGCCAAGATGCTGCGGGCCTTCGTGGACCGGCTCGGCATCCCGTTCTTCAGCACCCAGATGGGCAAGGGCGTGCTGGACGAGACGCATCCGCTGTGGCTCGGCACGGCCGCGCTGTCGGATCACGATTTCGTGCACCGCGCGATCGATGCTGCCGACTGCATCGTCAACATCGGCCACGATGTCATCGAGAAACCGCCGTTCTTCATGCACCGCGGCCGGCGCACGGTGATTCACGTCAACTATGCAAGCGCCGTCGTCGATCAGGTGTACTTCCCGCAGATCGAGGTCATCGGCGACATCGCCAATACCGTCTGGCAGCTCGCCGAGGCACTGGATGCGCCGCAGTCGCACTGGGACTCCACGTTCTTCGATCGCGTGCGGACCGCGCTGTGCCGGAACATCGCCGAACTCGCCGCCGACGATCGTTTCCCCCTGCACGTGCCGCACTTGGTCAAGACGCTGCGTGATGCGATTGACCCGCGCGACATCGTCTGCCTCGACAACGGCCTGTACAAGCTGTGGTTTGCGCGCAACGACCGTTGCCGCGCGCCCAACACCCTGCTGCTGGACAACGCACTGGCGACCATGGGCGCCGGCCTGCCCTCCGCGATCGCGGCCAGGTTGGTGCACGGCGACCGGAAGATCATCGCAGTCTGCGGCGACGGCGGTTTCATGATGAACTCGCAGGAGCTCGAGACCGCGGTGCGCCTGGCACTCGACCTGGTGGTCATCGTGCTGCGCGACGATGCCTACGGCATGATCAAGTGGAAGCAGCAGCACGAGGACTATCCGGTGTACGGCATGGACTACGGCAATCCTGACTTCGTGCATTACGCCCAGAGCTACGGCGCGCGCGGCCACCGCCCCGATAGCGCCGCCGCCTTCGCGCATGCCCTGCGCACCGCGCTGGACACGCCGGGCGTGGATCTGATCGATCTGGCGATCGACTATCGCGACGACGACACCCTGCTCAACACCGAGATTCCCGCGCGCAGCGCCGCGATCGACTGA
- a CDS encoding aldehyde dehydrogenase, whose product MAKHKTAPKSDGLARRYPYYLANVAVAANADLEVRDKYSGAVATRVAMGDATAIRKAIVAAHKARETMAAFAPDQRRDVLEHCVRRFEERAEELALALCIEAGKPIKDARGEVTRLIDTFRIAAGEATRLDGEVVELQISPRTRGYRGMVKRVPVGVCSFITPFNFPLNLVAHKVAPAIAAGCPFVLKPAAKTPVGALIIGEILAETDLPKGAFSVIPCSNEDAAALTEDARIALLSFTGGLVGWDLKARAGKKKVVLELGGNAACIVDEDPGASLDHVVERLVFGAYYQSGQSCIGVQRIYAHRTIHDALRRKLKKAVGALRMGDPRDEATFIGPVIDADAADRIQSWIEAARKGGAKVIAGGKREGNLIPATLLEKVPRDADLQRKEVFGPVALLEPVDSFDEAIARVNDSDFGLQAGVFTGNLAHAMRAWDRIEAGGVIVGDVPSFRVDNMPYGGIKDSGIGREGVRYAIRDMCEDRLLVIRDPV is encoded by the coding sequence ATGGCCAAGCACAAGACCGCCCCCAAGAGCGACGGGCTCGCCCGCCGCTATCCCTACTACCTCGCCAATGTCGCGGTCGCCGCCAACGCCGATCTCGAGGTCCGCGACAAGTACAGCGGCGCCGTCGCCACGCGCGTGGCGATGGGCGATGCTACCGCGATTCGCAAAGCGATCGTCGCCGCGCACAAGGCCCGCGAGACGATGGCCGCCTTTGCGCCCGACCAGCGCCGCGATGTGCTCGAGCACTGCGTGCGCCGGTTCGAGGAACGCGCCGAGGAGCTCGCCCTGGCGCTGTGCATCGAGGCCGGCAAGCCGATCAAGGACGCACGCGGCGAAGTGACGCGCCTGATCGACACCTTCCGCATCGCCGCCGGCGAGGCGACCCGGCTCGACGGCGAGGTCGTCGAGCTGCAGATCTCGCCGCGCACCCGCGGCTATCGCGGCATGGTCAAGCGGGTGCCGGTGGGCGTGTGCAGCTTCATCACGCCGTTCAACTTCCCGTTGAACCTGGTCGCGCACAAGGTCGCGCCGGCGATCGCCGCCGGCTGCCCGTTCGTGCTCAAGCCCGCAGCCAAGACCCCGGTCGGCGCGCTGATCATCGGCGAGATCCTGGCCGAGACCGACCTGCCCAAGGGCGCGTTCTCGGTGATCCCCTGCAGCAACGAGGACGCCGCCGCGCTGACCGAGGACGCACGCATCGCGCTGCTGAGCTTCACCGGCGGCCTGGTGGGCTGGGACCTCAAGGCGCGCGCGGGCAAGAAGAAGGTCGTGCTGGAGCTGGGCGGCAACGCCGCCTGCATCGTCGACGAGGACCCGGGCGCGAGCCTGGACCACGTGGTCGAGCGGCTGGTGTTCGGCGCCTACTACCAGTCCGGGCAGAGCTGCATCGGTGTCCAGCGCATCTATGCGCACCGCACGATCCACGACGCGCTGCGGCGCAAACTCAAGAAGGCCGTCGGCGCACTGCGCATGGGCGACCCGCGCGACGAGGCCACGTTCATTGGCCCGGTGATCGACGCCGACGCGGCCGACCGCATCCAATCGTGGATCGAGGCCGCGCGCAAGGGCGGCGCCAAGGTCATCGCCGGCGGCAAGCGCGAGGGCAATCTGATCCCGGCCACGCTGCTGGAAAAAGTGCCGCGCGATGCCGACCTGCAGCGCAAGGAAGTGTTCGGCCCGGTCGCCTTGCTCGAACCAGTGGACAGTTTCGACGAGGCGATCGCCCGCGTGAACGACAGCGATTTCGGCCTGCAGGCCGGTGTGTTCACCGGCAACCTCGCCCACGCGATGCGCGCCTGGGACCGGATCGAGGCCGGCGGCGTGATCGTTGGGGATGTGCCGAGCTTCCGGGTCGACAACATGCCCTATGGCGGCATCAAGGACTCGGGCATCGGCCGCGAAGGCGTGCGCTATGCGATCCGCGACATGTGCGAGGACCGGCTGCTGGTGATCCGCGACCCGGTGTGA
- a CDS encoding bifunctional phosphoribosyl-AMP cyclohydrolase/phosphoribosyl-ATP diphosphatase (catalyzes the formation of 1-(5-phosphoribosyl)-AMP from 1-(5-phosphoribosyl)-ATP and the subsequent formation of 1-(5-phosphoribosyl)-5-((5-phosphoribosylamino)methylideneamino)imidazole-4-carboxamide from 1-(5-phosphoribosyl)-AMP in histidine biosynthesis), whose translation MTDLPFEPATLDWHKGDGLLPAIVQDADTLRVLMLGYMDRDALDATRRLGKVTFFSRSKGRLWTKGEQSGHVLDLVAIDVDCDADTLLVLARPQGPTCHLQRPSCFPSAPGGVLADLDALVAQRARERPDGSYTTRLFDGGIRRIAQKVGEEGVETALAAVAQGDDDLVGESADLLYHLLVLLRARGLSLRDVERVLMARGG comes from the coding sequence ATGACCGATCTGCCTTTCGAGCCGGCAACCCTGGATTGGCACAAGGGCGATGGCCTGTTGCCGGCGATCGTCCAGGACGCCGACACGTTGCGCGTGCTGATGCTCGGCTACATGGATCGCGATGCGCTCGATGCCACGCGCCGGCTGGGCAAGGTCACGTTCTTCAGCCGCAGCAAGGGACGGCTGTGGACCAAGGGCGAGCAGTCGGGCCACGTGCTCGACCTGGTTGCGATCGACGTCGACTGCGACGCCGACACGCTGCTGGTGCTGGCCCGGCCGCAGGGGCCGACCTGCCACCTGCAGCGGCCCAGCTGTTTCCCGTCCGCCCCGGGCGGTGTGCTGGCCGACCTCGATGCGCTCGTCGCCCAGCGCGCACGCGAGCGACCGGACGGCAGTTACACGACGCGGCTGTTCGATGGCGGCATCCGCCGCATCGCGCAGAAGGTCGGCGAGGAGGGCGTGGAGACCGCGCTGGCAGCCGTTGCGCAGGGCGACGACGACCTGGTGGGCGAGAGCGCCGACCTGCTGTACCACCTGCTGGTGCTGCTGCGCGCGCGCGGACTGTCGCTACGCGATGTCGAGCGCGTGCTGATGGCGCGGGGCGGCTAG
- a CDS encoding imidazole glycerol phosphate synthase subunit HisF, producing the protein MLSRRIIPCLDVREGRVVKGVRFRDHVDMGDIAELALRYRDAGADELVFYDISASPQGRSVDRGWVERVSRLIDIPFCVAGGIRDVATARAVLHAGADKISINTPALERPALIAELADAFGVQCVVVGIDSIREADGQWRVRSHTGDPDRTRALAVRTLDWIVEAQRLGAGEIVLNCMDNDGVRRGYDIAQLRQARALCEVPLIASGGAGETTHFVDAFLQADVDGALAASVFHSGRIAIPELKRELRAAGVAVRDV; encoded by the coding sequence ATGCTGAGCCGGCGGATCATTCCATGCCTGGATGTGCGCGAGGGCCGCGTGGTCAAAGGCGTGCGCTTCCGCGATCACGTCGACATGGGCGACATCGCCGAACTGGCGCTGCGCTATCGCGATGCCGGCGCCGACGAACTGGTGTTCTACGATATTTCTGCCAGTCCCCAGGGACGTTCGGTCGATCGTGGCTGGGTCGAGCGGGTGTCGCGGCTGATCGATATCCCATTCTGCGTCGCCGGTGGCATCCGCGACGTCGCCACCGCGCGTGCGGTGCTGCATGCTGGCGCCGACAAGATCTCGATCAACACCCCGGCGCTCGAGCGTCCGGCACTGATCGCCGAACTGGCCGACGCGTTCGGCGTGCAATGCGTGGTCGTGGGCATCGATTCCATCCGCGAGGCCGATGGGCAATGGCGGGTGCGCAGCCACACTGGCGATCCGGACCGCACCCGTGCGCTGGCGGTGCGCACGCTGGACTGGATCGTCGAAGCGCAACGGCTGGGCGCCGGCGAGATCGTGCTCAACTGCATGGACAACGACGGTGTGCGCCGCGGCTACGACATCGCGCAGCTGCGGCAGGCGCGCGCGCTGTGCGAAGTGCCGCTGATTGCCTCAGGCGGAGCGGGGGAGACCACCCACTTCGTGGATGCGTTTCTTCAGGCCGACGTCGACGGCGCGCTGGCTGCCAGTGTGTTCCACAGTGGCCGCATCGCGATTCCCGAACTCAAGCGCGAGCTGCGCGCGGCCGGCGTGGCGGTGCGCGATGTCTGA
- a CDS encoding 1-(5-phosphoribosyl)-5-[(5-phosphoribosylamino)methylideneamino]imidazole-4-carboxamide isomerase, which yields MSGFTVYPAIDIRDGRVVRLAQGDYARETRYSDDPLAQIQAYADAGATWLHLVDLDAARAGGFTLAPLLARIRVATGLQVQTGGGVRSADDVARILDAGAARVVIGSLAVRDADAVVGWIERFGAERITVALDTRQDASGVWRLPVHGWTQTAEATLDALAVRYAQAGLRHLLSTDIARDGMLSGSNSALYAHLRVLAPALQVQASGGVRALEDIVAARAQGCAGIVLGRALLEGRFALQDALAC from the coding sequence ATGAGCGGTTTCACCGTCTATCCCGCCATCGACATCCGCGACGGTCGCGTGGTCCGGCTGGCGCAGGGCGACTACGCGCGCGAGACGCGCTACAGCGACGATCCACTGGCCCAGATCCAGGCCTACGCCGACGCGGGCGCGACGTGGCTGCACCTGGTCGATCTCGACGCCGCACGTGCGGGCGGCTTCACCCTCGCACCCTTGCTGGCGCGCATCCGTGTGGCCACCGGCCTGCAGGTGCAGACCGGCGGCGGCGTGCGCAGCGCCGACGACGTCGCGCGGATCCTCGATGCCGGCGCCGCCCGCGTGGTCATCGGTTCGCTCGCGGTGCGCGATGCCGATGCGGTGGTAGGCTGGATCGAGCGCTTCGGTGCCGAGCGCATCACCGTGGCGCTCGACACGCGGCAGGATGCCAGCGGGGTCTGGCGTCTGCCGGTGCACGGCTGGACGCAGACCGCCGAGGCCACCCTCGACGCTTTGGCGGTGCGCTATGCGCAGGCCGGGCTGCGCCACCTGCTCAGCACCGACATCGCCCGCGACGGCATGTTGTCGGGGTCCAACAGCGCGTTGTACGCCCACCTGCGCGTGCTGGCGCCGGCGCTGCAGGTGCAGGCGTCGGGCGGCGTGCGCGCGCTCGAGGACATCGTCGCGGCGCGTGCGCAGGGCTGCGCCGGCATCGTGCTCGGCCGTGCGCTGCTCGAAGGCCGCTTCGCACTGCAGGACGCACTGGCATGCTGA
- a CDS encoding imidazole glycerol phosphate synthase, glutamine amidotransferase subunit has product MRVVIVDAGGANTGSVRYAFERLGVTAALVTDAEAIRSADRVILPGVGTAAQVMARLRALDLVEVLRTLERPLLGICVGMQLLFERSQEGDVEGLGLLPGTVARLHGGPGIRVPHMGWNRLQPKADSALRTGIDDDAQAFFVHSYAAPVTDDCILSCDHGQPFAAAVQRGLVAGAQFHPERSAAVGAQLLRNFLSPSFVAGVRA; this is encoded by the coding sequence ATGCGTGTGGTGATCGTCGATGCCGGCGGCGCCAACACCGGCTCGGTGCGCTACGCGTTCGAGCGCCTGGGTGTGACCGCTGCGTTGGTCACCGATGCCGAGGCGATCCGCAGCGCCGACCGCGTGATCCTGCCCGGGGTCGGTACCGCGGCGCAGGTCATGGCGCGGCTGCGCGCGCTCGATCTGGTCGAGGTCCTGCGCACGCTGGAGCGGCCGCTGCTGGGTATTTGCGTGGGTATGCAGCTGCTGTTCGAGCGCTCGCAAGAAGGCGATGTCGAGGGGCTGGGCCTGCTACCCGGCACCGTCGCCCGGCTGCACGGCGGGCCCGGAATCCGGGTGCCGCACATGGGCTGGAACCGGCTGCAGCCCAAGGCCGACAGCGCGCTGCGTACCGGCATCGACGACGATGCGCAGGCCTTCTTCGTACACAGCTATGCGGCGCCGGTGACCGATGACTGCATCCTCTCCTGCGACCACGGCCAGCCGTTCGCCGCTGCCGTGCAGCGGGGCCTGGTCGCCGGTGCGCAGTTCCATCCCGAGCGCTCGGCCGCGGTCGGCGCGCAGCTGCTGCGCAACTTCCTGTCCCCATCGTTCGTTGCTGGAGTCCGCGCATGA
- a CDS encoding bifunctional imidazole glycerol-phosphate dehydratase/histidinol phosphatase (catalyzes the formation of 3-(imidazol-4-yl)-2-oxopropyl phosphate from D-ethythro-1-(imidazol-4-yl)glycerol 3-phosphate and histidinol from histidinol phosphate), giving the protein MSGTKILFVDRDGTLIEEPADYQIDAYEKLRFVPGVIPALLRLRDAGFEFVIVSNQDGLGTEAYPRASFDGPNDLMLQIFESQGIVFREVLIDCSWPADNAPTRKPGLGLVMHYLRDRGIDLDASAMVGDRDTDLQFADNLGIRGFKLRTPQFGGDWDWPGIAHALSDAPRQARIVRNTRETRIRVELDLDAVRDAHVATGLPFFDHMLDQIGKHGGIALTVQAEGDLEIDEHHTVEDVGIALGQALRAALGDKRGIARYGFTLPMDETLASAALDFGGRPYLVFDGTFRRERVGDLPTELVEHFFRSVCDAAALNLHLKVEGDNDHHKVEACFKAFARALGQAVRRDGDALPSTKGVL; this is encoded by the coding sequence ATGAGCGGCACCAAGATTCTGTTCGTCGATCGCGACGGCACCCTGATCGAGGAGCCGGCCGACTACCAGATCGACGCCTACGAAAAGCTGCGCTTCGTGCCTGGCGTGATTCCGGCGCTGCTGCGGTTGCGCGATGCGGGCTTCGAGTTCGTCATCGTCAGCAACCAGGACGGCCTGGGCACCGAAGCCTATCCGCGCGCCAGTTTCGACGGTCCGAACGACCTGATGCTGCAGATCTTCGAGAGCCAGGGCATCGTGTTCCGCGAGGTGCTGATCGACTGCAGTTGGCCGGCCGACAATGCGCCCACGCGCAAGCCGGGCCTGGGGCTGGTGATGCACTACCTGCGCGACCGCGGCATCGATCTCGACGCCTCGGCGATGGTCGGCGACCGCGACACCGATCTGCAGTTCGCCGACAACCTGGGCATCCGCGGTTTCAAGCTGCGCACGCCGCAGTTCGGCGGCGACTGGGACTGGCCCGGCATCGCGCACGCGCTGAGCGATGCGCCGCGCCAGGCGCGTATCGTGCGCAACACCCGCGAAACGCGTATCCGGGTCGAGCTCGACCTCGATGCCGTGCGTGATGCGCACGTTGCGACCGGGTTGCCGTTCTTCGATCACATGCTCGACCAGATCGGCAAGCACGGCGGCATCGCGCTGACGGTGCAGGCCGAGGGCGACCTGGAGATCGACGAGCACCACACGGTCGAGGATGTCGGCATCGCGCTCGGCCAGGCGCTGCGCGCGGCGCTCGGCGACAAGCGCGGCATCGCCCGCTACGGGTTCACGCTGCCGATGGACGAGACCCTCGCCAGTGCCGCGCTCGACTTCGGCGGCCGGCCGTACCTGGTGTTCGACGGCACGTTCCGGCGCGAGCGCGTCGGCGACCTGCCGACTGAACTGGTCGAACACTTCTTCCGCTCGGTCTGCGACGCGGCGGCATTGAACCTGCACCTCAAGGTCGAGGGCGACAACGACCACCACAAGGTCGAAGCCTGCTTCAAAGCCTTCGCCCGTGCGCTGGGCCAGGCGGTGCGCCGTGATGGGGACGCGCTGCCCAGCACCAAGGGGGTGTTGTGA